One part of the Thermococcus radiotolerans genome encodes these proteins:
- the pyrH gene encoding UMP kinase — translation MRIVFDIGGSVLVPDDPDVDFIGKMAYELIKISEDHEVAVVVGGGKVARKYITAAKTFTPNETFKDYIGIHITRANAMLLIAALGEKAYPFVIQDFRKAWEVIQLKKIPIMGGTHPGHTTDAVSALLAEYLQADLLVVVTNVDGVYDSDPRKNPNAKKLDRITFDQLVEIAMQAESKAGGSGVVDALAAKFIQRGKIKTYIVGKKDAYHLFDVVKGRHNGTVVEP, via the coding sequence ATGAGGATAGTCTTCGATATAGGCGGTTCGGTTCTCGTTCCCGACGACCCGGACGTTGATTTTATCGGGAAGATGGCTTACGAGCTCATCAAGATAAGCGAGGATCACGAGGTTGCCGTGGTAGTCGGCGGCGGAAAGGTGGCGCGCAAGTACATTACGGCCGCGAAGACCTTCACGCCCAACGAGACCTTCAAGGACTACATCGGCATACACATCACCCGCGCCAACGCGATGCTTCTCATAGCGGCGCTCGGTGAAAAAGCTTACCCCTTCGTCATTCAGGACTTCCGTAAGGCCTGGGAGGTCATCCAGCTCAAGAAGATACCGATAATGGGCGGAACGCATCCGGGCCACACGACCGACGCGGTCTCGGCTCTCCTCGCGGAGTACCTGCAGGCCGACCTTCTCGTCGTGGTGACGAACGTTGACGGCGTCTACGACAGCGACCCGAGGAAGAACCCGAACGCGAAGAAGCTGGACAGGATAACTTTCGACCAGCTCGTAGAGATAGCGATGCAGGCCGAGAGCAAGGCGGGGGGAAGCGGCGTCGTTGATGCCCTCGCTGCCAAGTTCATCCAGCGCGGCAAGATAAAGACCTACATCGTAGGCAAGAAGGACGCCTACCACCTC
- a CDS encoding NAD(P)/FAD-dependent oxidoreductase translates to MSKIAIIGGGIIGVVTAYELAKLGEEVILFEKNYFGSGSTFRCATGIRAQFTDEANIRLMKHSVERWEKLEEELESDIVFRQTGYLFLAASEEEVEAFKANIKLQNKFGVPTRLIDMDEAKEIVPILNTEPFLAGAWNPKDGKANPFKTLFAYLFKAKELGVDAREHTEVIGFEREGDTITAVKFRNNGKVESVKVDAVLNAANAWAPLINEMAGLKWDLVPITAYKHQLVKTEPLEPGQAEPLVCPPSWNDAYIIQDGEDGGIICGAGIEHKAKSLDDYEPTYDFLRGVLDYAVRIAPPLRYAHVVRQWAGFYAKTPDSNPAIGRLLDNFYIAAGFSGHGFMMAPAVGEAMAELISKGRSKVPLDWEWYDPYRFERGELRTSAFQIG, encoded by the coding sequence ATGAGTAAAATAGCCATCATCGGCGGCGGAATAATAGGCGTTGTCACCGCCTACGAGCTGGCGAAGCTCGGCGAGGAGGTAATCCTCTTCGAGAAGAACTACTTCGGCTCGGGCTCCACCTTCCGCTGTGCCACTGGAATCCGCGCCCAGTTCACGGACGAGGCGAACATCAGGCTGATGAAGCACTCCGTTGAGAGGTGGGAGAAGCTTGAGGAGGAGCTGGAGAGCGACATCGTCTTCAGGCAGACCGGCTACCTGTTCCTCGCGGCGAGCGAGGAGGAGGTCGAGGCGTTTAAGGCGAACATAAAGCTCCAGAACAAATTCGGCGTTCCAACGAGGCTCATCGACATGGACGAGGCCAAGGAGATAGTGCCGATTCTCAACACCGAGCCCTTCTTGGCCGGAGCCTGGAACCCGAAGGACGGCAAGGCGAACCCCTTCAAGACGCTCTTTGCCTACCTTTTCAAGGCTAAGGAGCTCGGCGTTGATGCGAGGGAGCACACCGAGGTCATAGGCTTCGAGCGCGAGGGGGATACCATAACCGCCGTGAAGTTCAGGAACAACGGAAAGGTCGAGAGCGTTAAGGTTGACGCAGTTCTGAACGCGGCCAACGCCTGGGCGCCGCTCATCAACGAGATGGCCGGCTTAAAGTGGGACCTCGTCCCCATCACGGCATACAAGCACCAGCTCGTCAAGACCGAACCTCTGGAACCCGGACAGGCCGAGCCGCTGGTCTGCCCGCCGAGCTGGAACGACGCCTACATAATCCAGGACGGTGAGGACGGCGGAATAATCTGCGGTGCCGGGATAGAGCACAAGGCCAAGAGCCTCGACGACTACGAGCCGACCTACGACTTCCTGCGCGGAGTTCTGGATTATGCCGTTAGAATCGCCCCGCCGCTTCGCTACGCTCACGTCGTTAGGCAGTGGGCGGGCTTCTACGCAAAGACGCCGGACAGCAATCCTGCCATCGGAAGGCTCCTCGACAACTTCTACATAGCGGCGGGCTTCAGCGGGCACGGGTTCATGATGGCGCCGGCCGTTGGGGAGGCGATGGCCGAGCTGATTTCAAAGGGCCGCTCGAAGGTTCCGCTCGACTGGGAGTGGTACGACCCGTACCGCTTCGAGCGCGGCGAGCTCCGCACGAGCGCCTTCCAGATAGGCTGA
- a CDS encoding (2Fe-2S)-binding protein, with translation MGGKKIVCRCNDVTVEEVEALIDSGVTDIEEIKRLLRIGMGPCQGRTCIPIVLSILARKTGKRQEEIPLPKARVPTRPVRVEVIVGGADE, from the coding sequence ATGGGGGGAAAGAAAATCGTCTGTCGCTGTAACGACGTCACCGTTGAGGAGGTTGAGGCGCTCATCGATTCCGGCGTCACCGACATTGAAGAGATTAAAAGGCTTCTCCGCATAGGAATGGGCCCCTGCCAGGGAAGGACCTGCATTCCCATAGTGCTGTCGATCCTCGCGAGGAAGACCGGAAAGAGGCAGGAGGAGATACCGCTTCCAAAGGCTAGGGTCCCCACGAGGCCCGTTCGCGTAGAGGTCATAGTGGGTGGTGCCGATGAGTAA
- a CDS encoding 4Fe-4S dicluster domain-containing protein has protein sequence MSEIPEYLRKGYITPEELEKFIPLPSEERLRKRPVAVPECPQEIPCAPCREICPTGAISMPTPNDLPIVDYDKCIGCSLCVQICPGLAFFMVHYVGDKARITMPHELLPVPEKGEEVVLLNRVGEPVGKGKVLTVVPREKSKGDTPIIIVEVPIELAWDVRAVRVER, from the coding sequence ATGAGCGAGATTCCGGAGTACCTTAGAAAGGGCTACATCACCCCTGAGGAGCTTGAAAAGTTCATCCCCCTGCCGAGCGAGGAGAGGCTCAGGAAGAGGCCCGTCGCCGTTCCGGAGTGCCCGCAGGAGATACCCTGCGCTCCGTGCAGGGAGATATGCCCCACCGGGGCCATAAGCATGCCCACTCCGAACGACCTGCCGATAGTCGATTACGACAAGTGCATCGGCTGCTCCCTCTGCGTTCAGATCTGCCCTGGTCTGGCCTTCTTCATGGTGCACTACGTCGGCGATAAAGCGAGGATAACTATGCCCCACGAGCTCCTTCCGGTTCCAGAGAAGGGCGAGGAGGTCGTCCTCCTCAACAGGGTCGGCGAGCCCGTTGGAAAGGGGAAGGTGCTCACGGTCGTGCCGAGGGAGAAGAGCAAGGGTGACACGCCGATAATCATCGTCGAGGTGCCGATAGAGCTGGCCTGGGACGTCCGCGCCGTGAGGGTTGAGAGGTGA
- a CDS encoding FAD-dependent oxidoreductase produces MRLTEHPVLRFERGREVTIYFEGRPIKAYEGETIATALHAAGVRVLNYSANEKRPRGLFCAIGKCSSCLMVVNGIPNVRSCITLVEDGMRIEPQRGKAKLPREAKPPEFKDAKVVKADVVVVGGGPAGLMAAIHAADAGASVILIDEQPMLGGQLVKQTHKFFGKREQFAGVRGVEIAKILENEARKRENVEIFLETSAVGIFQEGDEKLVLAVKNNRELIEFRGRAVIVATGAMEKMIPFENNDLPGIYGAGAIQTLMNTYGVKPGDRVLIVGAGNVGLILAYQLIQAGVEVKAIVEAMPKVGGYFVHAAKVRRLGVPILTRHTILRAEGKEKVERAVVAQLDENWQVIPGTERTFEVDVIALAVGLRPSIELLHQAGCQIRYVRELSGHVAVRDEWMETTVRGIFVAGDSAGIEEATTAMLEGKVAGIAAALRLGIADEGWLKEMEKAQKDLLEFRSGPFGRHVLEGIKKALVVRE; encoded by the coding sequence GTGCGCTTAACTGAGCATCCTGTTCTGCGTTTTGAGCGTGGCAGGGAGGTTACAATATACTTTGAAGGACGGCCGATCAAGGCATACGAGGGGGAAACGATAGCGACGGCCCTTCACGCCGCTGGCGTGAGGGTTCTGAACTACTCCGCCAACGAGAAGCGGCCCAGGGGGCTCTTCTGTGCCATCGGCAAATGCTCCTCGTGTCTGATGGTCGTGAACGGAATCCCAAACGTTCGCTCCTGCATAACCCTCGTTGAAGACGGCATGAGAATCGAGCCTCAGCGCGGAAAGGCCAAGCTGCCGAGGGAGGCAAAGCCGCCCGAGTTCAAGGACGCGAAGGTCGTCAAGGCGGATGTCGTTGTAGTTGGCGGCGGTCCGGCCGGGCTGATGGCGGCCATACATGCAGCAGATGCAGGGGCCAGTGTTATACTGATCGATGAGCAACCCATGCTCGGCGGCCAGCTCGTCAAGCAGACTCACAAGTTCTTCGGCAAACGCGAGCAGTTTGCAGGAGTCAGGGGGGTAGAGATAGCGAAAATCCTTGAGAATGAAGCAAGGAAGCGGGAGAACGTTGAAATCTTCCTTGAAACCTCCGCCGTCGGCATTTTCCAGGAGGGCGACGAGAAGCTCGTCCTGGCCGTTAAGAACAACCGCGAGCTGATAGAGTTCCGCGGAAGGGCGGTCATAGTCGCCACCGGCGCGATGGAGAAGATGATACCCTTCGAGAACAACGATCTGCCCGGAATCTACGGTGCCGGCGCGATTCAGACGCTTATGAACACCTACGGCGTCAAACCCGGCGATAGGGTTCTAATCGTTGGAGCCGGAAATGTGGGACTTATTCTGGCGTATCAGCTCATCCAGGCCGGCGTTGAGGTGAAGGCGATAGTTGAGGCCATGCCGAAGGTCGGCGGTTATTTCGTCCACGCGGCAAAGGTCAGGCGCCTGGGCGTTCCGATACTCACGAGGCACACCATCCTTCGCGCCGAGGGGAAGGAGAAGGTCGAGAGAGCTGTTGTTGCCCAGCTCGACGAGAACTGGCAGGTAATCCCCGGAACGGAGAGAACCTTTGAGGTCGACGTTATAGCACTCGCCGTCGGCTTGAGGCCCAGCATCGAGCTCCTTCACCAGGCCGGCTGCCAGATAAGGTACGTCCGTGAGCTCAGCGGTCACGTGGCCGTCCGCGACGAGTGGATGGAGACCACCGTCAGGGGAATCTTCGTGGCTGGCGACTCCGCTGGAATAGAGGAGGCAACGACCGCGATGCTTGAGGGTAAGGTCGCAGGAATTGCCGCCGCGCTTCGGCTGGGCATAGCGGACGAGGGCTGGCTCAAGGAGATGGAGAAGGCCCAGAAAGACCTCCTGGAGTTCCGCTCCGGGCCCTTCGGCAGGCACGTGCTCGAGGGCATAAAGAAGGCACTGGTGGTGAGAGAATGA